The following proteins are encoded in a genomic region of Paraburkholderia sp. BL23I1N1:
- a CDS encoding NADH:flavin oxidoreductase/NADH oxidase, which produces MSALFSPLTLRSVTLPNRIVVSPMCQYSADRGEATAWHMIHLGSLALSGAGMLCIEATSVEPDGRITPGDLGLWDDATEAALVPVLAAIRKHSHIRVAMQLSHAGRKASSQAPWEGGQLIAVSQGGWLPNAPSALPHKAGEEPPLALDTPALNRIREAFAASARRAARLGVDALEIHAAHGYLLHQFLSPIANQRSDDYGGSLENRMRFPLEIFDIVRAAFPADKPVGVRVSATDWVEGGWTLEDTIVFAQELKKRGCDWIDVSSGGVSPLQKIPLEPGYQIPFARAVKQATGLTTIGVGLITDPLHAEQIIGEGDADLIALARALLYNPRWPWHAAAQLGATVEAPPQYWRSQPRDQKALFGEISFGQR; this is translated from the coding sequence ATGAGCGCGCTTTTTTCTCCGCTCACGCTGCGTAGCGTGACGCTTCCCAATCGTATCGTCGTCTCCCCGATGTGCCAGTATTCCGCCGATCGTGGCGAGGCTACGGCGTGGCACATGATCCATCTTGGCAGTCTCGCGCTATCCGGTGCAGGCATGCTGTGCATCGAGGCGACCTCCGTGGAACCGGATGGCCGCATTACGCCCGGTGATCTCGGACTGTGGGACGACGCCACCGAAGCTGCGCTGGTGCCGGTCCTGGCCGCGATCCGCAAGCATTCGCACATTCGCGTTGCAATGCAGTTGTCGCATGCTGGGCGCAAAGCGTCGAGTCAGGCGCCCTGGGAAGGCGGCCAGCTGATTGCGGTTTCGCAAGGCGGCTGGCTGCCGAATGCGCCGTCGGCGTTGCCGCACAAGGCGGGTGAAGAGCCGCCGCTCGCACTCGACACACCCGCGTTGAACCGGATTCGCGAAGCGTTCGCGGCTTCCGCGCGCCGCGCCGCGCGTCTCGGCGTCGATGCGCTGGAAATACACGCGGCGCACGGCTATCTGCTGCATCAATTCCTGTCGCCGATCGCCAATCAACGCAGCGACGACTACGGCGGTTCCCTAGAAAATCGCATGCGCTTTCCGCTCGAAATCTTCGATATCGTGCGCGCCGCGTTTCCCGCCGACAAACCGGTCGGCGTGCGGGTCTCGGCGACCGACTGGGTCGAAGGCGGCTGGACACTCGAGGACACGATCGTGTTCGCGCAGGAGTTGAAAAAGCGCGGCTGCGACTGGATCGACGTGTCGTCCGGCGGTGTCTCGCCGTTGCAGAAGATTCCGCTTGAGCCGGGTTATCAGATTCCTTTCGCGAGGGCGGTCAAACAGGCCACCGGCCTCACAACCATCGGCGTGGGTCTGATTACCGATCCGCTGCATGCCGAACAAATTATCGGGGAGGGTGATGCGGATCTGATCGCGCTGGCCCGCGCGCTGCTCTACAACCCGCGCTGGCCGTGGCACGCCGCGGCGCAACTGGGCGCGACGGTCGAAGCGCCGCCGCAGTACTGGCGCTCGCAACCGCGCGACCAAAAGGCACTGTTCGGTGAGATTTCGTTCGGACAACGGTGA
- a CDS encoding DUF3717 domain-containing protein, protein MSEITIHELEAAINFWRARSPSSGDELVLCKEASALSKPYALMIVQRQQTLSPDRLDGIARLAWDSYVRLNNSL, encoded by the coding sequence ATGTCCGAAATAACGATTCACGAACTGGAAGCCGCAATCAACTTCTGGCGCGCCCGCTCACCTTCGAGCGGCGACGAACTCGTTCTGTGCAAGGAGGCAAGCGCGCTCTCCAAGCCGTATGCGCTGATGATTGTACAGCGTCAGCAGACGCTATCACCGGATCGTTTGGACGGGATCGCCAGGCTTGCGTGGGATTCTTACGTGCGCCTTAATAATAGCCTGTAG
- a CDS encoding YbdK family carboxylate-amine ligase — MSLEPFIDSKPFTFGVELEMQIVNTHDYDLTKAGSDLMRLIKDEKIPGNITPEITESMIELSTGICTTHEQAVTDLRKIRDTLVSAADHLNVGLCGGGTHAFQQWSERQIVDTPRFQYLSELYGYLAKQFTVFGQHVHIGCPDPNSALYLLHSMSRFIPHFIALSASSPFVQGVDTGFHSARLNSVFAFPLSGRAPFVLTWDSFEEYFSKMVHTGVVNSMKDFYWDIRPKPGFGTIEVRVMDTPFSVDRAAAIACYIQTLARHLLLDKPITPKEDDYLVYTFNRFEACRFGPAGNCINPQTSERKTISEDILETLDLIAPHAEALGSGNALAEIGAIARGQVNDATWLRGVFGREKSLHEAVRQQCLQWRA, encoded by the coding sequence ATGTCACTCGAACCCTTCATCGATTCGAAACCGTTCACTTTCGGTGTCGAACTCGAAATGCAGATCGTGAATACGCACGACTATGATCTGACCAAAGCCGGCTCGGATCTGATGCGCCTCATCAAGGATGAAAAAATCCCCGGCAACATCACGCCGGAAATCACCGAAAGCATGATCGAGTTGTCGACCGGTATCTGCACGACGCATGAACAGGCCGTGACCGATTTGCGCAAGATTCGTGACACGCTGGTTTCCGCGGCCGACCATCTGAACGTCGGCTTGTGCGGCGGTGGCACGCACGCGTTCCAGCAATGGAGCGAAAGGCAGATCGTCGATACGCCGCGCTTTCAGTATCTTTCCGAGTTGTACGGCTATCTTGCCAAGCAATTTACGGTGTTCGGCCAGCACGTTCACATCGGCTGTCCGGATCCGAACAGCGCGCTGTATCTGCTGCACTCCATGTCGCGCTTCATTCCGCATTTCATCGCGTTGTCCGCTTCGTCGCCGTTCGTACAAGGCGTCGACACCGGTTTTCATTCGGCACGACTGAATTCCGTGTTCGCGTTCCCGCTGTCGGGCCGTGCGCCATTCGTGCTGACGTGGGACAGCTTCGAGGAATATTTCTCGAAGATGGTCCACACCGGCGTGGTCAACAGCATGAAGGATTTTTACTGGGACATCCGGCCGAAGCCCGGTTTCGGCACGATCGAAGTGCGCGTGATGGACACGCCGTTTTCAGTGGATCGCGCCGCGGCGATTGCCTGCTACATCCAGACGCTTGCACGGCACCTGTTGCTCGACAAGCCGATCACACCGAAGGAAGACGATTACCTCGTCTACACGTTCAACCGGTTCGAGGCATGCCGCTTTGGTCCGGCCGGCAACTGCATCAATCCGCAAACGAGCGAACGCAAGACGATTTCCGAAGACATCCTCGAAACGCTGGATTTGATTGCTCCGCATGCCGAAGCGTTGGGTTCAGGCAACGCGCTCGCCGAAATCGGCGCGATTGCGCGCGGTCAGGTCAATGACGCGACATGGCTGCGTGGCGTCTTCGGGCGGGAAAAGTCCTTGCACGAAGCCGTAAGGCAGCAGTGTCTGCAATGGCGAGCCTAG
- a CDS encoding 4a-hydroxytetrahydrobiopterin dehydratase → MINKLTSEERATQVAELRGWQAVAGRDAIQRHFKFADFNEAFGFMTRVAIKAQEMDHHPEWFNVYNKVEITLSTHEANGLTERDIKLARFIDSITS, encoded by the coding sequence ATGATTAACAAACTGACTTCCGAAGAACGCGCCACGCAGGTTGCGGAACTGCGCGGCTGGCAAGCCGTGGCGGGCCGCGACGCGATCCAGCGCCACTTCAAATTCGCCGACTTCAACGAAGCATTCGGCTTTATGACGCGCGTGGCGATCAAGGCGCAGGAGATGGATCACCACCCGGAATGGTTCAACGTGTACAACAAGGTGGAGATCACCCTGTCGACGCACGAAGCCAATGGCTTGACCGAGCGGGACATCAAATTGGCCCGATTTATCGACAGTATTACTTCGTAA
- a CDS encoding Lrp/AsnC family transcriptional regulator, giving the protein MLELDHFDLALLDVLQRFGRATHQQLAEQVPLSPSQIGRRLQRLEQVGVVDGYRVVLRPEKLGLGVTAFTSLKLKHHGDSIIEQFQQQIEVLPEVLECHAVVGDADYLLRIVAPDLNYLSTFVMKKLMRVPGVDSVRSNIVLTTFKRNGPLPLGHLSPGAAAA; this is encoded by the coding sequence ATGCTAGAACTCGATCACTTCGATCTCGCGCTGCTGGACGTTCTTCAGCGGTTCGGCCGGGCCACGCATCAGCAATTGGCTGAGCAGGTGCCGCTGTCACCGTCGCAGATCGGGCGGCGCTTGCAGCGCCTGGAGCAGGTGGGTGTGGTGGACGGCTATCGCGTCGTGCTGCGCCCGGAAAAACTCGGCCTGGGCGTGACTGCTTTTACGAGTCTGAAGTTGAAGCATCACGGCGATTCGATCATCGAGCAATTCCAGCAGCAGATCGAGGTGCTGCCGGAAGTCCTGGAATGTCACGCAGTGGTCGGCGACGCCGATTATCTGCTGCGCATTGTCGCGCCCGATCTGAACTATCTGTCGACGTTCGTGATGAAAAAGTTGATGCGTGTGCCGGGCGTAGACAGCGTGCGCTCCAACATCGTGTTGACCACGTTCAAGCGCAATGGGCCGTTGCCGCTTGGCCATCTGTCGCCGGGAGCGGCCGCTGCCTGA
- a CDS encoding MarR family winged helix-turn-helix transcriptional regulator has product MSEGVYGEKATGRVTHSLLRLSTAMRSQAWEWAEGAGLTPTQGEILVLLMQRKGPMRLGEIARETALTAATTSDAVSTLETKGLVEKRRALDDGRALAVRLTARGRTAAKRAAQWPDFLAKAVGTLRDEEQTLFYRTLLKTIHQLEAQGTIPPHRMCLSCTHFEPSKNPKKTPHHCALLDMNMSDTDLRLDCSVYEAADVATQKKTWKIFAL; this is encoded by the coding sequence ATGAGCGAAGGCGTATACGGAGAAAAGGCAACCGGGCGAGTGACCCACAGCCTATTGCGATTGAGCACGGCCATGCGGAGCCAGGCTTGGGAATGGGCGGAAGGCGCAGGCCTGACGCCGACCCAGGGCGAAATCCTGGTCTTGCTGATGCAGCGCAAGGGCCCGATGCGTCTTGGCGAAATCGCCCGCGAAACGGCGCTGACCGCCGCGACCACCAGCGATGCCGTGAGTACGCTCGAGACCAAAGGCCTGGTCGAAAAACGCCGCGCCCTCGACGACGGCCGCGCCCTCGCGGTCCGTCTGACGGCGCGTGGCCGCACCGCCGCGAAGCGCGCTGCGCAATGGCCGGACTTTCTGGCCAAAGCGGTCGGCACGCTGCGCGACGAAGAGCAGACCCTGTTCTATCGCACGCTGCTGAAGACCATCCACCAACTGGAAGCGCAAGGCACGATTCCGCCGCATCGCATGTGCCTGAGCTGCACGCACTTCGAGCCGAGCAAGAATCCGAAGAAGACGCCGCATCACTGCGCGCTGCTCGACATGAACATGTCGGACACGGATTTGCGTCTCGATTGCTCGGTGTACGAAGCGGCTGACGTCGCCACCCAGAAGAAGACCTGGAAGATCTTCGCCCTGTAA
- a CDS encoding cation:proton antiporter, whose product MKSAFSFFPAWPLTPDAIFWAGLALLAAGLCGELCYRAWRLPRISGYAVIGLIAGAAGFGVIDADAASAARPLLDVALGLLLFELGSRLDLRWIRRNPWLILSSVAEATLTFALVLPVLLFLKVPLMVATVLAAIAMATSPAMVIQLKTELRAEGQVTQRLLTLTALNSMYAVVIEKLVSSWLHQEVYGNVYATILQPLYLLVGSLVLAYLLARTCTFFYRRLNMQDEHSFVALFGLVLLAIAVAHVFKLSTILALLAAGIIVKNLEARPQLWPEHFGTAGWLLTVILFVLTLTTFEWKDIALGGVAALGLIVARLVAKLVGVMAFAKPSGLNWKQGMALGLSLSPMSALAYLLVDDTYSLYPNFDPQLRAVVMCSIFVLQILGPWLVYRSLALVAERREE is encoded by the coding sequence ATGAAGTCGGCGTTTTCATTTTTTCCCGCCTGGCCGCTCACACCCGACGCTATTTTTTGGGCTGGTCTTGCTTTGCTCGCCGCAGGCCTGTGTGGTGAGCTTTGCTATCGCGCATGGCGTTTGCCGCGTATTTCCGGGTATGCGGTCATTGGCCTGATAGCGGGCGCAGCCGGTTTCGGCGTGATCGACGCTGATGCCGCGAGCGCCGCGCGGCCGTTGCTCGATGTGGCGCTCGGTTTGTTGTTATTCGAACTGGGCAGCCGGCTCGACCTGCGCTGGATTCGCCGCAATCCCTGGTTGATTCTGTCGAGCGTCGCTGAAGCCACGCTGACGTTCGCGCTCGTTTTGCCGGTTCTGTTGTTTCTCAAAGTGCCGCTGATGGTGGCAACGGTGCTCGCCGCGATTGCCATGGCAACGTCGCCTGCGATGGTGATCCAGCTCAAAACCGAGCTGCGCGCGGAAGGTCAGGTGACCCAACGTTTATTGACCTTGACCGCGCTGAACAGCATGTACGCGGTGGTGATCGAAAAGCTCGTATCGAGCTGGTTGCATCAGGAGGTCTACGGCAACGTTTACGCGACGATTCTGCAGCCGCTTTATCTGCTGGTCGGCTCGCTCGTGCTGGCCTATCTGTTGGCGCGCACCTGCACGTTTTTTTATCGCCGCCTGAACATGCAGGACGAGCATTCGTTTGTCGCGCTGTTCGGCCTCGTGCTGCTGGCCATTGCGGTGGCGCATGTGTTCAAGCTTTCCACCATTCTTGCGTTGCTGGCCGCAGGCATCATCGTGAAGAATCTTGAAGCGCGTCCGCAGTTGTGGCCGGAGCATTTCGGCACGGCTGGCTGGTTGCTGACCGTGATTCTGTTCGTGCTGACGCTGACTACATTCGAATGGAAAGACATCGCGTTAGGCGGAGTCGCGGCGCTGGGTCTGATTGTTGCGCGTCTGGTCGCGAAACTGGTGGGTGTGATGGCCTTCGCCAAGCCGAGTGGTTTGAACTGGAAACAGGGCATGGCCCTCGGATTGTCGCTATCGCCGATGTCAGCGCTGGCGTATCTGCTTGTCGACGATACCTACAGCCTTTATCCGAATTTCGATCCGCAACTGCGCGCGGTCGTCATGTGTTCGATTTTCGTGCTGCAGATTCTCGGGCCATGGCTCGTCTATCGCAGCCTGGCGCTCGTGGCCGAACGGCGCGAGGAGTAG
- a CDS encoding response regulator transcription factor, translating into MRLLLIEDDRPIARGIQSSLEQAGFTVDMVHDGIFAEQALTQNRHELVILDLGLPGIDGMTLLARFRQSNRHTPVIILTARDELNDRVQGLNSGADDYMLKPFEPTELEARIRAVMRRSGPHGDMPRPEVSLGGVRLSGVDRRIFNDDKPLELSPREFAVLEMLLLRHGRVVSKAQLQDHLTHFGGDLGDTAIEVYVHRVRKKLENCRVEIVTVRGFGYLLQEIRQAA; encoded by the coding sequence ATGCGACTCCTTCTGATCGAAGATGACCGCCCCATCGCACGCGGCATCCAAAGTAGTCTCGAACAAGCCGGCTTCACCGTCGACATGGTCCATGACGGTATTTTTGCCGAACAGGCCCTCACCCAAAACCGCCATGAGCTGGTGATCCTCGATCTGGGCTTGCCCGGTATCGACGGCATGACGCTGCTCGCGCGCTTCCGTCAGAGCAATCGCCACACGCCGGTGATCATCCTCACCGCGCGCGACGAGTTGAACGACCGCGTGCAGGGCCTGAATTCCGGCGCGGACGACTACATGCTGAAGCCGTTCGAACCCACTGAACTCGAAGCGCGTATCCGCGCCGTGATGCGCCGCAGCGGCCCGCACGGCGATATGCCGCGTCCGGAAGTGTCGCTGGGCGGTGTGCGTCTGTCGGGCGTCGATCGCCGCATTTTTAACGACGACAAGCCGCTCGAACTGTCGCCGCGCGAATTCGCGGTACTCGAAATGCTGCTGCTGCGCCATGGCCGTGTGGTCAGCAAGGCTCAGCTGCAAGACCATCTGACGCACTTCGGCGGCGATCTCGGCGATACCGCGATCGAAGTCTATGTGCATCGGGTGCGTAAAAAGCTCGAAAACTGCCGTGTCGAAATCGTCACGGTGCGTGGCTTCGGTTACCTGTTGCAGGAAATCCGTCAGGCCGCATAA
- a CDS encoding glutamine amidotransferase gives MNREVLAIRHVHFEDLGSFELELGERGRPVRYLDVGLGRIEAPDPVAASLMVVLGGPISATDDAHYPTLVPLLSMIEKRIAAGLPTLGICLGAQLIARALGARVYPAGHTELGWTPLTLTDAGRASPLRHLDGVHTSMLHWHGDTFELPDNATRLASTPACENQVFSWGGHVLGLQCHPEIRADRFEPWLIGNAGEVAGHGIDARQLRAETAQLGPVLEAAARRMFGEWLDQVEPKP, from the coding sequence ATGAATCGCGAAGTTCTGGCCATTCGCCATGTGCACTTCGAGGATCTGGGTAGTTTTGAACTGGAGCTCGGGGAGCGTGGTCGGCCGGTGCGTTATCTCGACGTCGGCCTTGGCCGTATCGAAGCGCCGGATCCGGTTGCCGCATCGCTCATGGTCGTACTCGGCGGCCCGATCAGTGCAACCGACGACGCGCATTACCCAACGCTCGTCCCGTTGCTTTCCATGATCGAAAAGCGCATTGCCGCCGGTTTGCCGACGCTCGGCATCTGTCTTGGCGCGCAGTTGATCGCGCGTGCGCTCGGTGCGCGGGTCTATCCCGCAGGCCATACCGAACTCGGCTGGACACCGCTTACGCTCACCGATGCCGGCCGTGCGTCACCGCTGCGTCATCTGGATGGCGTGCACACGTCGATGCTGCATTGGCACGGCGACACCTTCGAATTGCCCGACAACGCCACACGTCTCGCCTCGACGCCTGCCTGTGAAAACCAGGTATTCTCATGGGGCGGCCACGTGCTGGGTCTGCAATGTCACCCTGAGATTCGCGCCGACCGGTTCGAGCCCTGGCTGATCGGCAATGCCGGTGAGGTTGCCGGCCATGGTATCGATGCGCGTCAGTTGCGGGCTGAGACCGCGCAGTTGGGTCCGGTGCTGGAAGCGGCCGCCCGCCGGATGTTCGGCGAGTGGCTCGATCAGGTCGAACCGAAACCCTGA
- a CDS encoding sensor histidine kinase, translating to MPQPAANSLRRTLLRRLAAPLSLLALMSGLIAYWLAWQYTQHVVDRSLADLATAISKQIQIAGPDAKVTVPPLAQAMFSDPVEQLVYRISNGETEIAGDHNLPLQGTSVRRMHYAYVFETQHEGVTVRVAQVRVDQPKGNPIVVEVGQPVHHRFRIAAEFLVAIMMPLLLLLLAGWVIVWRVVNQQLNPLTDLADSLNRQTHTSLEPVDETYVPVEIRPLTGALNALLDRLKTALDGQRKFIADAAHQLRTPLTAVKLHAEQAAVARDPQQTLAAVRELRAAADRAVRLSNQLLSLARAEPGEQAARFVNVDMAALAFDTGAEWVPRALTFHVDLGFQRLDDPANDHPLMVRGNPVLLHEVIANLLDNALKYVPPSRFDGGRITVTVSQTVIDDLRMAEIVVEDNGPGVPLIQQTDLFKRFFRGDGQSDAGVDSGAGLGLAIVHDIMVLHHGSVHYEDAPEGGARFIVRIPLMPIPTSVQQDADSGTRRPAKKSAHSAPIDM from the coding sequence ATGCCCCAGCCGGCCGCCAATAGTCTGCGCCGCACGCTGCTGCGGCGCCTCGCTGCTCCCCTATCGCTGCTCGCGCTCATGAGCGGCCTGATCGCTTACTGGCTGGCGTGGCAGTACACGCAGCATGTGGTCGACCGGTCGCTCGCCGATCTCGCCACCGCGATCTCCAAACAGATCCAGATAGCCGGCCCTGATGCCAAGGTGACGGTGCCGCCGCTCGCGCAGGCCATGTTCTCCGATCCGGTCGAACAACTCGTCTATCGGATCAGCAACGGCGAAACCGAAATCGCCGGCGACCACAATCTGCCGCTGCAGGGCACCAGCGTGCGCCGTATGCACTATGCGTACGTGTTCGAAACCCAGCACGAAGGCGTGACCGTGCGGGTGGCACAGGTGCGTGTCGATCAGCCGAAAGGCAATCCAATCGTCGTGGAAGTGGGTCAGCCGGTACATCACCGTTTTCGTATCGCCGCCGAATTTCTGGTCGCGATCATGATGCCGCTGCTGTTGCTGCTGCTGGCGGGTTGGGTAATCGTGTGGCGTGTAGTCAATCAACAGCTCAATCCGCTCACCGATCTCGCGGACTCGCTGAACCGGCAGACCCACACGTCGCTCGAACCGGTGGATGAGACCTACGTGCCGGTCGAAATCCGGCCGCTCACCGGCGCGCTGAACGCGCTGCTCGATCGTCTGAAAACGGCCCTCGACGGCCAGCGCAAATTTATCGCCGACGCCGCGCATCAGCTGCGCACGCCGCTCACCGCCGTCAAGTTGCATGCGGAACAGGCTGCAGTCGCGCGTGACCCGCAGCAGACGCTCGCCGCGGTCCGTGAACTGCGCGCGGCGGCCGACCGCGCCGTGCGGCTGTCGAATCAGTTGCTCTCACTTGCGCGCGCCGAGCCGGGTGAACAGGCGGCACGGTTCGTCAACGTGGATATGGCCGCACTCGCGTTCGATACGGGCGCGGAATGGGTGCCGCGCGCATTGACCTTCCACGTCGACCTCGGCTTTCAGCGGCTCGACGATCCGGCTAACGATCACCCGCTGATGGTGCGCGGCAATCCGGTGCTGTTGCACGAAGTGATCGCCAATCTGCTGGATAACGCGCTCAAGTACGTGCCACCTTCGCGTTTCGACGGCGGCCGCATCACCGTGACGGTATCGCAAACCGTGATCGACGATCTGCGCATGGCCGAAATCGTCGTCGAAGACAATGGGCCGGGCGTGCCGCTCATACAGCAAACCGATCTGTTCAAACGATTCTTCCGCGGCGACGGCCAGAGCGATGCCGGTGTGGATAGCGGCGCCGGTCTCGGTCTCGCGATCGTTCACGACATCATGGTGCTGCATCACGGCAGCGTGCATTACGAAGATGCGCCGGAAGGCGGTGCGCGCTTCATCGTGCGCATTCCGCTGATGCCCATTCCAACCAGCGTTCAGCAGGACGCCGATTCCGGCACACGGCGTCCGGCAAAAAAATCGGCGCACTCGGCGCCGATCGATATGTGA
- the phhA gene encoding phenylalanine 4-monooxygenase has product MSTANTAKLKEQFDAGLETRADFTIDQPIARYGAVDHAVWQQLYARQTALLKGRVCDEFLAGVDCIGMPSDRVPSFDEINAKLTPATGWQIVAVPGLVPDQVFFEHLANRRFPVTWWMRRPDQLDYLQEPDCFHDLFGHVPLLINPVFADYMHAYGRAALAANDAGALPLLARLYWYTVEFGLIRDAASPNGVKICGAGIVSSKGETLYSQHSAAPNRLGFDLERVMRTRYRIDTFQKTYFVIDDFAQLFGVAQTDFAPLLAKLAAEPAFAAGDVLASDRVITRGSQEGWQADGDI; this is encoded by the coding sequence ATGTCCACAGCCAACACCGCCAAACTCAAAGAGCAATTCGACGCCGGCCTCGAAACCCGCGCCGATTTCACCATCGACCAGCCAATCGCACGATATGGCGCAGTCGACCACGCCGTCTGGCAACAGCTTTACGCACGCCAGACCGCGTTGCTCAAGGGTCGGGTGTGCGATGAGTTTCTGGCGGGCGTCGACTGCATCGGCATGCCGTCCGACCGCGTGCCCTCCTTCGACGAAATCAACGCAAAGCTAACGCCCGCGACGGGCTGGCAAATCGTCGCCGTGCCCGGACTCGTGCCCGATCAGGTGTTCTTCGAGCATCTGGCGAACCGCCGTTTTCCCGTGACATGGTGGATGCGCCGTCCTGATCAACTCGATTATCTGCAGGAGCCGGACTGTTTTCACGATCTGTTCGGCCACGTGCCGCTGCTGATCAATCCGGTGTTCGCGGACTACATGCACGCGTACGGCCGTGCCGCGCTCGCCGCGAATGATGCGGGCGCGCTGCCGCTGCTTGCGCGGCTCTACTGGTACACCGTCGAATTCGGCCTGATCCGCGACGCGGCGAGTCCGAACGGCGTGAAGATCTGCGGCGCGGGCATCGTGTCGAGCAAGGGCGAGACGCTCTACAGCCAGCACAGCGCGGCGCCGAACCGGCTCGGCTTCGACCTCGAACGCGTGATGCGCACGCGCTATCGCATCGACACGTTCCAGAAAACCTACTTCGTGATCGACGACTTCGCGCAATTGTTTGGCGTGGCGCAAACCGACTTCGCGCCGCTGCTGGCAAAGCTGGCCGCCGAGCCCGCGTTCGCGGCAGGCGACGTGCTCGCGAGTGACCGCGTCATCACGCGCGGCTCGCAGGAAGGCTGGCAAGCCGACGGCGATATCTGA
- a CDS encoding SET domain-containing protein, with translation MSSRRIAVRRSGVHGKGVFATEPIAAGERLIEYKGERISWKEALRRHPHNPDEPNHTFYFALDSGKVIDGKVDGNSARWINHSCAPNCEAEEIDGHVYVHALRDIAEGEEVFYDYGLVIDARQTKKLKKEYECRCGARKCRGTMLAPPEKEKGASRSDKSDKKVKATEKKAKKK, from the coding sequence ATGAGTTCACGCAGGATCGCCGTGCGCCGTTCGGGTGTGCACGGCAAAGGCGTGTTTGCCACCGAGCCGATTGCGGCCGGCGAACGGCTGATCGAATACAAGGGTGAGCGGATCTCCTGGAAAGAAGCGTTGCGCCGTCATCCGCATAATCCGGACGAACCAAATCACACGTTCTACTTCGCGCTCGATAGCGGCAAAGTGATCGACGGGAAGGTGGACGGCAACAGCGCGCGCTGGATCAACCATTCGTGCGCGCCGAATTGCGAAGCCGAAGAGATCGATGGTCACGTGTACGTGCACGCGTTGCGCGATATCGCCGAGGGTGAGGAAGTCTTTTACGACTATGGCCTCGTCATCGACGCGCGCCAGACCAAGAAGCTCAAGAAGGAATACGAATGCCGTTGCGGCGCGCGCAAGTGCCGCGGCACGATGCTGGCTCCGCCGGAGAAAGAGAAGGGCGCTTCCAGGTCCGACAAGTCGGATAAGAAAGTGAAGGCGACCGAGAAAAAAGCGAAGAAGAAATGA
- a CDS encoding HU family DNA-binding protein, translating to MNKQELIDAVAGQTGASKAQTGETLDTLLEVIKKSVSKGDAVQLIGFGSFGSGKRAARTGRNPKTGETIKIPAAKTVKFTAGKAFKDAVNKR from the coding sequence ATGAACAAACAGGAACTGATCGACGCCGTCGCAGGACAGACCGGCGCCAGCAAGGCTCAAACCGGTGAGACGCTGGACACGTTGCTTGAAGTGATCAAGAAGTCCGTGTCGAAGGGTGACGCGGTCCAGTTGATCGGCTTCGGCAGCTTCGGTTCGGGCAAGCGCGCAGCACGTACGGGTCGTAACCCCAAGACCGGCGAGACTATCAAGATCCCGGCCGCCAAGACCGTCAAGTTCACGGCTGGTAAGGCGTTCAAGGACGCAGTCAACAAGCGCTAA